The following DNA comes from Gloeocapsa sp. DLM2.Bin57.
TAGCATATCCTTGATATTATCTGGTTCATTAGCCACGAAGCCCAACTCTCGACGGATAAGGGAGTGTGTCCATTCTGCTAAAGCTTCTGCGGTTTGTACCGCCATACCGTGATAGTAGAGATAATCGCTATACTCATTAGCTGCAAAGAGTTTTTGAGCGTATTCTGTGGCTACTTCTCCTACGGTTACTGCTTGCATAGGGAAGACATCCACTAGACCACTTTCTTTAGGTGCAAAAAAGTCAGCGATACAGAGACGACGTCCCGATTTTTGTCTGGGGAAGGTAAAGACGGCGATTGGTTCTAAATCTGCTGAAAAACCTTTATTTTGGACTATTTCAGGTTCATAGATCAACAGAGAGTTACCCTCAGATTGACAGGGAAAATAACCATAAATAACCGTAGGATGAAGAATATTTTCAGCGACAACTCTTTGTTTCCAATCCTCTAAAAGGGGGTAAACCTTGTCGGCGAGGAATTGATCGTATTCTGCGCGTGATTGTTCCTTGGGTTTACGGAATTGCCATTGACCTGCGATTAAAGCTTGTAAGTCTAGATACCAGAAAATCTCCTTTAAATCGAAATCAGCAGGAGATAGTACCTTTGTTCCCCAAAATGGCGGTGTAGGACGTGGTATATCTACCTCTACTGCTTCAGAACGTTTGGTATCTATTACTGTCTCTGTAGATGACTCTGAGGTAGTAGTGGTTGAGTCTTCGGTTTGATCTTCTTCTACTAATTGTCTAGCGTTATTAATCGCGTATTCTCCGAGGAATCCTTCTGAATCTGACCATTGACTCTCATGTTTAGCTGGCATTAATTTATCCATAAAGTGTAGGTCACTGAAGGCGTCTTTACCGTAGATGACTTGACCTTTATAGGTTTTACGACAGTCTTCGTAAACGAATTTAGGGGTTAAAGCAGCACCACCGAGGATAACTGGTACAGTGATACCCCGTTCGTTGAAGACTGCGAGGTTTTCTTTCATAAAGGCTGTGGATTTAACCAAAAGTCCACTCATAGCGATACAGTCAGCCCCATGTTCTTCGTAAGCTTGAATAATATTTTCTACGGGTTGTTTGATACCAAGGTTAATTACTTCGTAACCATTATTACTGAGAATGATATCTACGAGGTTTTTACCGATATCGTGAACGTCTCCTTTAACCGTAGCGATGATAAATTTACCCTTACTACTATTATCAGCTTTTTTCTCCATGAAAGGTTCTAGATAAGCTACCGCTGCTTTCATAGTTTGGGCTGATTGCAGTACAAAGGGTAATTGCATTTGTCCTGAGCCGAATAATTCCCCGACTACTTTCATCCCATCGAGGAGGAAAACGTTAATAATATCTAGGGGTGGATATTGTTCTAAAGCTTTGGCAAGGTTATCTTCTAGTCCTTGACGTTCCCCATCGATAATGTGTCGTGTTAGTTTTTCTTCTAGGGGTAAATGTTCGTCTCCGGATTTATCTCGTTTAGTGGTTTTACCTGCGAATACTTCTGTTAGTTTGGTTAGGGGGTCATAAACACAGATATCACCTTCAAATTTACGGCGATCGTAGATTAAATCTCGACAAATTTGTTGATGTTCTGGTTCTATTTTAGCTACAGGAAGGATTTTATTAGCGCTGACGATCGCTGCGTCCATTCCTACCTGCATTGCTTCGTAAAGAAATATTGAGTTAAGTACTTGACGGGCCGCCGGGTTTAAACCGAAGGAGATGTTAGAAACACCCAAAACAATATGACAGTCGGGTAATTCTTTTCTGATTTTAGCGATCGCTTCGATGGTTGCTTTGCCGTTTTCTCTATCTTCTTCTATCCCTGTGGAGATTGGTAAAGCTAGTGGGTCAAAAAACACCTCGTGTCCTGGTATTCCGTAGGCTGTAGCTGCTTCATAAGCTCGTTTAGCAATCTCAAATTTTTTCTCGGCTGTACGAGCCATTCCTTCTTCGTCAATCGTTCCTACGACGATACCTGCGCCGAATTGTTTAGCTAATTCTAAGACTTTATAGAAGCGTGGCTCTCCATCTTCGTAGTTGGTAGAATTAAGGATACATTTCCCCCCTGCTACTTTCAACCCTGCTGCCATTTTTTGCCATTCTGTGGAGTCTAGCATCAAGGGTAAGGTCACGTTATTAACCAACTTTGAGGCTAACTCGTGCATATCTTTTTCTCCATCCCGTCCTACGTAATCTACGTTGACGTCAAGGATATGAGCACCTTCTTTGACTTGGGCTTTAGCTAGGGAGACTAAACCATCCCAATCTTCGGCGTTAAGAAGGTCACGACATTTTTTTGAACCACTAGCGTTGAGTCTTTCTCCGATGATCAGGAAGGAGTTATCTTGAAGATAATTTTGGGTGGTATAAATCGATGCTGCTGCTGGTTCGTAGTGATAATGGCGTTGTTTGGGGGTAAGGGTTTTACTCATTTCCACGAGTTGACCGATATGTTCTGGTCTTGTTCCACAACAACCACCGATTACTTGTACTCCTAAGTCTTCGATGAAGTGCATCAACGCCATGCGTAGCTCCATAGGAGTTAATCTGTAGTGAGCCTGTCCGCCTACGTTTTCTGGTAATCCTGCGTTAGGGATACAGGAGACGATAAAGGGAGAGTGTTCAGAGAGATATTTGATATGTTCTTTCATCTGCTCTGGACCTGTGGCGCAGTTTAGACCGAGAATATCGATAGGATAGGGTTCAAGTATGGCTAAAGCTGCGTTAATTTCTGAGCCTACGAGCATTGTTCCCATTACTTCCATGGTGATAGACACCATCAAAGGAAGGCGATCGCCTTTTTCGGCGAAGACTTCTTCAATCGCGTTTAAAGCTGCTTTGATTTGCAGAACATCTTGACAGGTTTCTACGAGCAATAAATCTACTCCACCATCGTATAATCCTCTTGCTTGTTCTACATAAGCGTTTTTCAGGGTATCAAAGTCGATATGTCCGAGGGTAGGTAATTTAGTTCCCGGACCCATTGAACCTGCTACAAACCTTGGTTTTTCTGGGGTAGAGTATTCTGTTGTTAGTTTTTTGGCTAATTGAGCTGCTGTTTTGTTAAGATAATAAGCTTGATCTGCGAGATCGTATTCTCCTAAGACTAGATGTGTTCCCCCAAATGTATCAGTTTCAATCACATCTGCGCCTACTTCTAAAAATGCCCTATGAACCTGAGCGATCGCTTCTGGTTTAGTATGTACTAAATATTCGTTACACCCTTCGTATTCAGGACCACCAAAATCTTCTGCTGTGAGGTTTTGAGATTGTATAGAAGTTCCCATCGCTCCGTCAAAGACTAACACGGGACGATTAGGTTTATGAAGATGATTGAGAAAAGCACTATTCATAGGGAAACAGCTTAATTTATCTTTATTTAAATTTTTAACATATTTTCTTAATTTTTAGCTATATTCCTTGGTGGATAGTTTTAACCCATTTGAGACGTTTTGGTCTTATTGACATCCGCATAATAGTACTTGGCATGACTATTAACCAATGTAACATATAAATCATCCCTTTATATATTTGCCAAGTAATCGCCATTAGAAAGGAGAAAGTCACGGGTTGTTGTTGACGACGAATGCGAATCAATCCCCATAACATACTCCAACAAGACATAGAAATTAGTAGAGTACTCAATGGTGCAAAAATGGGGGGACGATGACGTAAAATTACCATCATTAAATCTGGTATGGCTGCTGTGGGTAATAAATACTGAAAGCCAAAAAAGAGCATTAAATCGAGTTTTTTAGCTAAACTTAGCCTTTTACTAGCTAGGAAACGCCAATAGTCCAGATAACGTTGATATCCTCCTTCTGCCCATCTATTACGTTGATGCCAAAGGGCGATCGCTGAAGTTACTCCTTCTTCTCCTACTGCGGGATAGGGTAAAAAACCAATATCCCATTGTTCTAAATGTAGTCTGATGGTTAAATCTAGATCATCGGTGATGGTTTCTTCGTTCCAACCTCCACAGCTTTCTAAGGCGCTACGACGCACGAATTGACCATTACCTCTTAATTCTCCCATTCCTCCTACTGCTATGCGTTGTTGTTGTAAATAACTATCTAGGACCATTTCCGTATCTTGTCCTTGAGTCCAGAAGTTAAATTCAGCGTTGGTGATACTTTTGCGCACTTGTACTGCACCTATACTCTCTGTCTTGAACATGGATGTTACGTAAAGTAATAAGTCTGGGGAAACTTGTGCATCAGCATCAAAAACCCCGATAATTTCACCACGACAACGGGGTAAAACCTGATTGAGTGCGCCTGATTTACCACCACCTGCACCAGGAAGACGATGTAAAACCTTGAGTTGTGGGGATTGTTGGGCTATTTGGTCGAGAATTAAACCAGTGCGATCGCTACTTTGGTCATCCACTACCCAAATCTCATATTTATCTTGAGGGTAGTTGAGTTGCAATAACATCTTAACTAAATTAGCGATAACGGCTTCTTCGTTTTTAGCGGCAATTAGTAGAGATACAAAGGGTGCTGCTGCTAACTCTGATTCAGCAAGGGGTTGGGGTAATTCTTCTGGTTCAGCTAAAATTAAATTAGCTAGTCTCATCAGAACTATAGCACTCAAAAGGAGGATTAACCAATAACCCCAGGAGATTAGATGAAGGGTAATGGTTACTGTTGAAACTAAGATTACGGTAAAGGCGGCTTTTTTTCTTCTACCCCCTAAACCATCAAAAAAAATATTGTCAGACCATTCCGATAGCACCGAAGTTATCGAGTCTATACTTTGATTATCCTCTTTTTCTGACCAGTACTCTGACATAATTAATTTAAATGGCTAAATTTGTCTTTATTCTAACTAATTTGCTCAAGCTTGAATATAACTGACATAATATAATGATTTTGAGTTTAGCTATTTCCTATAATATGTTCACAATTGGCATTACGATTACAGCGATCGCCCTCGGTGCGATTCTCTGGGTAGAATTGGTCAGAGATACTTATCATTTTATCTCTCATTACTGGCAACCTCTGTACCGATTACATAATTGGCATCATCGCGTTTTTCGTCCAGATTTATCGGTGATTAATGAGACAATTTATCGTCAAGCACAATGGTATAATGATGTCCCTGAGTCTCTGGTGATGTTGTGCTTGAGTTTATTACCCGTGTGCTTAGCTTATCAGTTTTCTAGGTCCTATGCTTGGGTAAGTTGGTTAGGTACTATCTATACTTTGAGCTTTTTAGCAGGGGCGATCGCTAGGGGTAGCGGTATCTCTTGGGCTAATGAAATCACCGATATTACTCATCTTCCTGGTGAATTTAGGACTACACCTGGTAACTTGTTTGTTAATCGACCCTATCATTGGCGTCACCATTTTGATAACCAAAAAGCCTATTATTGTGGTACATTGACAATATTTGATAAGTTAATGGGAACAGCACTATCTCTGAAAGGAAAAACCATCGCGGTAACTGGAGCATCAGGATCTTTAGGACAAGCTTTACTTAAACATCTACACCAAAAAGGAGCAAAAGTAATCGCTCTGACTTCCAAAACACAGACAATAGAGATAGAAACACCTGAAGGGAAAATACCAATTAATACTATCACCTGGCAAACAGGTCAAGAAGCAGAATTATTACCTAGTTTAACTAAAGTGGATATTCTGATTATTAATCACGGTGTTAATGTCCATAGTAGTAGAGATAGTGAGGCGATCGCTTGTTCCTATGAAGTTAACGCTTTTTCGGGATGGCGTCTGTTAGAACTGTTTTTGACTACGGTGAAAACTAATCAAGATAAAGCGACTAAGGAAGTCTGGATTAATACCTCAGAAGCTGAAAGTCTCCCCGCTTTTAGTCCTCTCTATGAATTGAGTAAACGCACTATGGGAGATTTAGTCACCCTCCGTCGTCTCGATGCACCCTGTATCATACGTAAATTGATTTTAGGACCATTTAAAAGCAATCTTAACCCCATTGGGGTGATGTCAGCAGATTGGGTAGCTAAACAAATTGTCAATTTAGCTCAACGAGATATCCGCAATATCATTGTTACTATTGACCCACTTACTTATCTAGTTTTCCCGATTAAGGAATTTTGCCAATCTACTTACTTTAAACTATTTACCAAAGGATAAATATGCGTATCGGTGTCCCCAAAGAAATCAAAGATCAAGAATTCCGCGTTGGTTTGACCCCAAGTAGCGTTAGAGTCTTAACAGACCTTAACCACCAAGTCTATATCGAAACAGACGCAGGTAAAGGCGCAGGGTTTCCTGATGCAGAATACGCTAGTTCAGGTGCAAAAATAGTCTCTGTAGATGAGGTTTGGTCTCAAGAATTGATCGTTAAAGTCAAAGAGCCTTTGCCTAGTGAATATGATAGATTACATTCAGAACAAATCCTGTTTACTTACCTTCATTTAGCTGCCGATCGCACTCTGACTGAACATTTAATTAAATCGGGAGTAACGGCGATCGCCTATGAAACCGTGACTCTACCCGACCGCAGATTACCATTACTGACACCAATGAGTATCATAGCGGGAAGACTAGCGGTACAATTTGGCGCGAGATATCTAGAAAAACAACAAGGAGGAAGTGGAGTACTTTTAGGGGGATTTCCCGGAGTACGTCCAGGTACAGTAGTCATTCTCGGTGGTGGTGTCGTGGGTACAGAAGCTGCTAAAATGGCGATCGGTATGGGTGCACAAGTAAAAATCTTGGACGTTAATGTCGATCGCCTCGCTTATCTAGAGAATCTCTTTGGTTCTAGAGTAGAATTACTCTACAGTAGTCCTGCTCAAATTGAAGAAGTTGTTCCCCATGCTGATTTACTTATTGGTGCAGTCTTAATTTTAGGACGTCGCGCACCTATTTTGGTTAAGCGTGAATTGGTTAAACAAATGCGCCCAGGTTCAGTTATTATCGACGTAGCGGTAGATCAAGGGGGTTGCATAGAAACCCTGCAAACAACCTCCCACAGTAAACCAACTTATGTAGAAGAAGGCATTGTACATTTTGGAGTACCTAATATGCCTGGTGCTGTACCTTGGACAGCTACTCAAGCACTCAATAATAGTACTCTCCCCTATGTGGTTAAATTGGCTAACCAGGGTTTAGAAGCTTTAACAACTGATAAAACTCTCTATGAGGGTTTAAACGTGCAAAATCACTCTTTGATTCATCCTGCGGTTAAGGAGGTTTTTCCTGATTTGTAACTGTAAAACATGATGATTAGGTATATACCTAGACAAGTGGTGCTATATTATATAAATAATACTATTAGCGCTGAAGTTAGGATATGCCAACTTTTCAAATACTTTGTCTAGCTAATTCTTATAAATGTCAGGGAAGATGTATCGCGGGTTTACGTCAAGATGGTTTAGGATGGATTCGCCCAGTTTCTACTCATCTTCATGGTACTTTGTTTGCCGAAGAATATCAATTACCTCATCAACAAGAACCGAGATTATTTGATATACTGGAAATTGATTTTATCAAACCTTTACCCGAGTTACATCAACCCGAAAATTGGCTAATTAGTAATAAACCTTGGCGTTTGGTTACTAGTTGCCAATATTCTTCTCTCTCTGAGAAACAACGCTTAACCAGTTTTCTCGAACATCTGGCTACCCCTAAATCTTATATTTTTAATAGCTTTGAGGATAAAATATCCTATAATCATATATTAAAGAATCCTCTGAAATCATCCTTAGTCATCGTTAAACCAGAAAATCTCAGCTTTAAAATTTCTACCAATGATAAACGTAAAATAAAAGCAAGTTTTGATCTCAAAGGATCTCATTATCATTTAGCTGTTACTGACCCAATTTTTCTCAAAAAAATACTGTATTTCTCTGATGGTGATTATCCCGTAGAAGAGTTATCTTTACCTAATTTTAATTCAGAACATATTTTCTTGACGATTAGTTTGGGTGAACCTTATCACGAATATTGTTATAAACTTGTAGCTGGAGTTATCTCTATTTGGTAAATTAAGAACATGAATACAATCTATACTATTGGACACAGTAATCTAAGTTTAGCTGAATTTCTCAATCTGCTTAAACAACACCATATAAGGGCGATCGCTGATGTCCGTTCTCATCCCTATAGTCGTTATTTACCCCATTTTAGCCAAAAACCTTTACAAGAACAATTATTACAACACCAGATTAATTATGTATTTTTGGGCAAACAATTAGGGGCTAGACCAACTAATTCTGATTGTTATGTTAATGGTAAAGCTGTTTATAGTCAGATAGCTAAAACAACAGAGTTTAAGCAAGGAATCCAAGAGTTATTAACTTTAGCTGCTACCAATAAAACCGCGATTATGTGTTCAGAAAAAGACCCCATTAATTGTCATCGCGCTATTTTGATTTGTCAACATCTCAAGTCTTATAACCTCGAAATTGTGCATATTTTGAGTAACGGTAACCTAGAAAATCATCAGGATTTTGAAAGTAGATTACTAGAACATACTAAATTAGTGAAAAATAGCTTACAATTAAGTTTATTTGACCATTTTCAGGAAGAATTACTGCAAAAAGCTTATCAGAATCAAGGTGAAAAAATTGCCTACAAAGAAAAATAAGATTAATCTATTTACGATTGGTTTTACTCAAAAAACAGCCCAAGATTTTTTTCAGTTATTAATTAATAATAAAGTCCAGAAACTTATCGACGTTAGGCTAAATAATGTCTCCCAATTAGCGGGTTTTACTAAGAAGAAGGATTTAGAATACTTTTTAGCAGCGATCGCCGATATTCAATATGAACATAACCTAGATTTAGCGCCAAATCAAGAGATTTTAAGCGCTTATAAAAAAGTCCATAAGGATTGGTCTATTTATGAACAACAATTTATTAAGTTAATAACTCAGCGTCAAATTGCCACGAAATTATCACTCTCATCATTAGCTAATAGTTGTTTATTATGTAGTGAATCTTTACCCCTTCATTGTCATCGTCGTTTGGTAGCAGAATATTTACAGTTACATTGGGGGGATATTAAGATTATTCATCTTTAGTAAAAATGAAATAATTATGATTAATTATTAGTGCTATAATCAAGGTCAAAAAACATTTAAATATAGATAAATGCAATCAGAAACAATATTGTTATTGGGTTTAGGTTTATCCGCTGATGCTTGCGCGGTAGCCTTGACTAGTGGTTTAATGATACGTAACCTCAAACTGTCCAAAGCTTTGAAAATAGCGCTTTTTTTTGGTATATTTCAAGCAGGAATGGTAATCTCAGGTTGGGGGATTGGTTTGAGTTTTCGAGAGTTAATTTCTGCTATCGGAGGTTGGATCGCTTTTAGCTTATTAACCTTTTTAGGGGGTAAAATGATCTATGAAGCTATTAAAAAAGATGAAGAGGAAGAGAGATTTAATCCCTTAGATAATCAAGTTTTAATAGTTTTAGCGATCGCCACTAGTTTAGACGCTTTAGCTGCGGGGATTACCTTATCCTTGTTACAAGTGTCTATCTTAACAGCGGGAGCGTTAATTGGAATAATTACCTTTTCCCTATGTTTAATAGCTGTATTTTTAGGTCATAAATTTGGTCATCTCTGGAAGAATCAAGTAGAAATCACAGGGGGAATAATTTTAATAGCTATCGGTTTAAGAATTCTTGTAGAAACGATTTAAAGCAAAAAAGGGCGCAGAAACGCCCTAGATATTATATTTCGTCTTCGGCAAAATCCATGGAGTTATCTTCTGTCTCATCGTCACTATCACTAGCAACTAGGGAATTAATATCTAATTTAGACTTAACTTCTTGTTCCACTTCTTCTACCATTTGGGGATTTTGTTCGAGGTAATTGACAGCGTTATCTCTACCTTGAGCGATATTATCACCTTGATAACTATACCAAGCTCCCTTACGGATAATCACGTCTGTTTTTTCCGCTAAATCTAATAAACAGCCAATCCGAGAGATACCGTGTCCAAAGATAATATCAAATTCAGCGATGCGAAAAGGAGGGGCTACTTTATTTTTAGCTACTTTAACTTTAGCGCGGATACCATATTCACCCTCGTTACCTTTTTTGAGAGTTTGAATGCGACGGATATCTAGTCTGATAGAGGCGTAGAATTTAAGGGCGTTTCCTCCCGTTGTGACTTCTGGGTTACCATAGGTTACACCAATTTTTTGACGTAACTGATTGAGAAAAATGACTGTACAACCAGATTTACCGATATTACCAGCGATTTTACGTAGGGCTTTACTCATTAACCGAGCTTGTAAACCTACTTGTGTATCACCCATTTCCCCTTCGATTTCAGCCCGAGGTACTAAAGCTGCTACCGAGTCAATTACTACTAAATCCACAGCTGCCGATCGCACTAATTGATCGACTATTTCTAAAGCTGCTTCTCCCGTATCTGGTTGAGCTACAAGGAGATTAGCTATATCTACACCCAAAGCTTCTGAATAAGTAGGATCTAAAGCGTGTTCAGCATCGACAAAAGCTGCAACTCCTCCTGATTTTTGGACTTCGGCGATCGCGTGTAAAGCTAGGGTGGTTTTTCCCGAACTTTCTGGTCCATAAATTTCGATAATACGACCTTTCGGGAGACCACCACCTAGGGCTAAATCTAGGGTTAAAGCGCCGCTAGGGATGGTTTCTACGCGCATTTGCACCGCGTCCCCTAGACGCATAATTGCGCCTTTGCCAAAATTGCGCTCAATTTGATTTAGTACTAAATTTAGAGCTTTTTCTTTATCGGGATTGTTACTCAAGCTGCTGCTAGCCATTAATTCCTCAACAATTATTGCCTATGATGGGATTCAGGTACTCTTGGCAGTGGTTAAACTAGTACAAAAGTACCTATTTATTTTAGCTTTTTTTTTCTTTACTTTTGTGCCTATGTAGAAATATTACATAAAACTTAATCTTTGTGTTGTACAATCAAGACACAACATTGGGCATGATGGACGACATAGTTACTAACACTACCTAAAAACAGTTCCATTAAAGCTGTACGTCCTCTTCTACCAATGAGGATTAAATCAGCTTGCCATTTTTCAGCGACTCGACAAATAGTTCTCCCAGGGATTCCTGGTACTTGTTGATACTCTACCTTAACTCCTGAAGAGGTTGCTTCTTGAGCCAAGTTTTGCAAAGTTTTTAGACCTTTTTGTTCAAATTCTTGCCACTGTTGACGCCAAGTTTCCATAGTATAGTCATTCCCCACCGCGGGATAAATTTCGGTTAAATTCGGGGGAATAGCTAAAGGACTATCTTCGTCTTCAGGTGACAAAACGTGTAATAACATCACATCGGCTTGATACGCTTTAGCTAAAGATAGTCCACGGGCTAAAACCTGAGTATTTATTGCCGATAAATCGATAGAGACTAAAATTTTTTTATACATACTAGCTAATCTAAAAGCCACCAAGATTATAGTATAGCGCTACTTGACAAGGGAAGAGGGGGGAGAGGGGAGAGAGGGGAGAGAGGGGAGAGAGGGGAGAATTCGGAATAACCCCTAACCCCTAAAACCTAACTCTTTATTCAACTAATCTCAGTAAATGTTAATCTAGTAACAGCAGTCAATTTGCTATCTAGAGGAATTTAACATGATCGTTGTGATGAAAGTTGGTTCTCCTGAGACTGAAATCAACCGTATTAGTCAAGAATTCAGCGATTGGGGATTAACACCAGAAAAAATCGTCGGTAAGCATAAAGTAGTTATCGGCTTAGTAGGGGAAACCGCGAGTTTAGATCCCCTGCAAATACAAGAAACTAGTCCCTGGATCGAAACAGTGTTAAGGGTAGAACAACCCTTTAAACGCGCTAGTTTAGGATTCCGTCACGGTGAATATTCAGACGTGGTTGTACCAACACCCGCAGGTGTGGTAACTTTTGGTAAAAATCACCCTGTGGTTATAGTAGCTGGTCCTTGTTCAGTGGAAAACGAGGAGATGATCGTAGAAACAGCTAAACGGGTAAAAGCTGCAGGCGCACGTTTTCTGCGTGGAGGTGCTTATAAACCCCGGACTTCTCCCTATGCTTTCCAAGGACACGGTGAAAGCGCACTCGGTTTATTGGCTGCTGCTAGAGAAGCTAGCGGTTTAGGTATTATTACAGAAGTAATGGATACCGCTGATTTAGAGAAAATCTCTGAGGTAGCAGATGTGGTGCAAGTTGGCGCGAGAAATATGCAAAATTTCTCTTTGCTGAAAAAAGTCGGCGCTCAAGATAAACCTGTACTGCTTAAAAGAGGTATGTCAGCTACTATTAATGAATGGTTAATGGCGGCTGAATATATCCTGGCTGCTGGTAATCCTAATGTTATTCTCTGTGAAAGAGGTATTCGTACTTTTGACAGAGAGTATGCACGTAACACTTTGGATTTAGCGGTAATTCCTGTACTGCGCAATCTCACTCACCTACCCATTATGATTGACCCTAGTCATGGTACAGGTAAGGCAGAATATGTGCCTACTATG
Coding sequences within:
- the metH gene encoding methionine synthase gives rise to the protein MNSAFLNHLHKPNRPVLVFDGAMGTSIQSQNLTAEDFGGPEYEGCNEYLVHTKPEAIAQVHRAFLEVGADVIETDTFGGTHLVLGEYDLADQAYYLNKTAAQLAKKLTTEYSTPEKPRFVAGSMGPGTKLPTLGHIDFDTLKNAYVEQARGLYDGGVDLLLVETCQDVLQIKAALNAIEEVFAEKGDRLPLMVSITMEVMGTMLVGSEINAALAILEPYPIDILGLNCATGPEQMKEHIKYLSEHSPFIVSCIPNAGLPENVGGQAHYRLTPMELRMALMHFIEDLGVQVIGGCCGTRPEHIGQLVEMSKTLTPKQRHYHYEPAAASIYTTQNYLQDNSFLIIGERLNASGSKKCRDLLNAEDWDGLVSLAKAQVKEGAHILDVNVDYVGRDGEKDMHELASKLVNNVTLPLMLDSTEWQKMAAGLKVAGGKCILNSTNYEDGEPRFYKVLELAKQFGAGIVVGTIDEEGMARTAEKKFEIAKRAYEAATAYGIPGHEVFFDPLALPISTGIEEDRENGKATIEAIAKIRKELPDCHIVLGVSNISFGLNPAARQVLNSIFLYEAMQVGMDAAIVSANKILPVAKIEPEHQQICRDLIYDRRKFEGDICVYDPLTKLTEVFAGKTTKRDKSGDEHLPLEEKLTRHIIDGERQGLEDNLAKALEQYPPLDIINVFLLDGMKVVGELFGSGQMQLPFVLQSAQTMKAAVAYLEPFMEKKADNSSKGKFIIATVKGDVHDIGKNLVDIILSNNGYEVINLGIKQPVENIIQAYEEHGADCIAMSGLLVKSTAFMKENLAVFNERGITVPVILGGAALTPKFVYEDCRKTYKGQVIYGKDAFSDLHFMDKLMPAKHESQWSDSEGFLGEYAINNARQLVEEDQTEDSTTTTSESSTETVIDTKRSEAVEVDIPRPTPPFWGTKVLSPADFDLKEIFWYLDLQALIAGQWQFRKPKEQSRAEYDQFLADKVYPLLEDWKQRVVAENILHPTVIYGYFPCQSEGNSLLIYEPEIVQNKGFSADLEPIAVFTFPRQKSGRRLCIADFFAPKESGLVDVFPMQAVTVGEVATEYAQKLFAANEYSDYLYYHGMAVQTAEALAEWTHSLIRRELGFVANEPDNIKDMLQQRYQGSRYSFGYPACPNIQDQYRQLELLGCDRINMYMDESEQIYPEQSTTAIITYHPAAKYFTA
- a CDS encoding glycosyltransferase family 2 protein; translation: MMSEYWSEKEDNQSIDSITSVLSEWSDNIFFDGLGGRRKKAAFTVILVSTVTITLHLISWGYWLILLLSAIVLMRLANLILAEPEELPQPLAESELAAAPFVSLLIAAKNEEAVIANLVKMLLQLNYPQDKYEIWVVDDQSSDRTGLILDQIAQQSPQLKVLHRLPGAGGGKSGALNQVLPRCRGEIIGVFDADAQVSPDLLLYVTSMFKTESIGAVQVRKSITNAEFNFWTQGQDTEMVLDSYLQQQRIAVGGMGELRGNGQFVRRSALESCGGWNEETITDDLDLTIRLHLEQWDIGFLPYPAVGEEGVTSAIALWHQRNRWAEGGYQRYLDYWRFLASKRLSLAKKLDLMLFFGFQYLLPTAAIPDLMMVILRHRPPIFAPLSTLLISMSCWSMLWGLIRIRRQQQPVTFSFLMAITWQIYKGMIYMLHWLIVMPSTIMRMSIRPKRLKWVKTIHQGI
- a CDS encoding bifunctional sterol desaturase/short chain dehydrogenase; protein product: MFTIGITITAIALGAILWVELVRDTYHFISHYWQPLYRLHNWHHRVFRPDLSVINETIYRQAQWYNDVPESLVMLCLSLLPVCLAYQFSRSYAWVSWLGTIYTLSFLAGAIARGSGISWANEITDITHLPGEFRTTPGNLFVNRPYHWRHHFDNQKAYYCGTLTIFDKLMGTALSLKGKTIAVTGASGSLGQALLKHLHQKGAKVIALTSKTQTIEIETPEGKIPINTITWQTGQEAELLPSLTKVDILIINHGVNVHSSRDSEAIACSYEVNAFSGWRLLELFLTTVKTNQDKATKEVWINTSEAESLPAFSPLYELSKRTMGDLVTLRRLDAPCIIRKLILGPFKSNLNPIGVMSADWVAKQIVNLAQRDIRNIIVTIDPLTYLVFPIKEFCQSTYFKLFTKG
- the ald gene encoding alanine dehydrogenase, whose product is MRIGVPKEIKDQEFRVGLTPSSVRVLTDLNHQVYIETDAGKGAGFPDAEYASSGAKIVSVDEVWSQELIVKVKEPLPSEYDRLHSEQILFTYLHLAADRTLTEHLIKSGVTAIAYETVTLPDRRLPLLTPMSIIAGRLAVQFGARYLEKQQGGSGVLLGGFPGVRPGTVVILGGGVVGTEAAKMAIGMGAQVKILDVNVDRLAYLENLFGSRVELLYSSPAQIEEVVPHADLLIGAVLILGRRAPILVKRELVKQMRPGSVIIDVAVDQGGCIETLQTTSHSKPTYVEEGIVHFGVPNMPGAVPWTATQALNNSTLPYVVKLANQGLEALTTDKTLYEGLNVQNHSLIHPAVKEVFPDL
- a CDS encoding DUF488 domain-containing protein yields the protein MNTIYTIGHSNLSLAEFLNLLKQHHIRAIADVRSHPYSRYLPHFSQKPLQEQLLQHQINYVFLGKQLGARPTNSDCYVNGKAVYSQIAKTTEFKQGIQELLTLAATNKTAIMCSEKDPINCHRAILICQHLKSYNLEIVHILSNGNLENHQDFESRLLEHTKLVKNSLQLSLFDHFQEELLQKAYQNQGEKIAYKEK
- a CDS encoding DUF488 domain-containing protein, which gives rise to MPTKKNKINLFTIGFTQKTAQDFFQLLINNKVQKLIDVRLNNVSQLAGFTKKKDLEYFLAAIADIQYEHNLDLAPNQEILSAYKKVHKDWSIYEQQFIKLITQRQIATKLSLSSLANSCLLCSESLPLHCHRRLVAEYLQLHWGDIKIIHL
- a CDS encoding manganese efflux pump codes for the protein MQSETILLLGLGLSADACAVALTSGLMIRNLKLSKALKIALFFGIFQAGMVISGWGIGLSFRELISAIGGWIAFSLLTFLGGKMIYEAIKKDEEEERFNPLDNQVLIVLAIATSLDALAAGITLSLLQVSILTAGALIGIITFSLCLIAVFLGHKFGHLWKNQVEITGGIILIAIGLRILVETI